A single window of Jiangella alkaliphila DNA harbors:
- a CDS encoding S1 family peptidase, whose protein sequence is MTGGGTVSPDWARPQVRIEVGEEQACSGALVAPQWVLTAASCFTADGASDEVRTGAAPAGTTATVGRPDRSTADGFVRGVDWVVPHPDQDVALARLTLGVDIAPWPIADAPASAGEALAISGFGRTEGVWAPDDLQAATVTASEVTDVSIGLSAPAESSAGACEGDAGAPVTRSVNGAVQIVGVVVGSAKNGCLVAPGDGESTARAVRADVLADWIDRNTVWYRNAFVASYTTSDADGDGHLDGIGGYNLADPNDQIVAVDYEGTGRLDHLLIYRPGAQKKYWVVKRRADGSFERVFQNADAGIGPVPTGGTVMLGQARDRVFAFDCHRSGKQDCIVVYRPGVVSGDSESGSYSVFERDPDGGYEVVFRHKPARLNAASTQMLALDDHGAAAGQHLVFYRPGAGLVTIRSWIFDDDTEAWTSGPDVYTTESAGIGGFGVNQARDRMIAFDCHRSGREDCLVGYRPGVVASDGESSAYRVIERAADGTYRTVSRQVLGQLNATSDQLIAYDYDGSGLMDHLVFYRPGGRLVTVLPWRSGAGGTWAAGPAVYSSTVGIGGYNLAQPQDRLVAYDNNHRGSPTDLVAYRPGSRTAWVLGRQVERGDAAITVTRPAGADSIVETFDYPVDFQHEFTGTSGRVDWGTDEAEAMNFELLSGDGGIIWVSCSTAPEDGVGVVKVFPRLLNGEDEVGEPHLGQTAVCFKVLGSSGYVKLRVPSVLEVQGDSRSPGAGHDLDATVVNLTSGDERTERVERDQSEQFGHVDANCDESHPDFPDVCNETLLELRIVD, encoded by the coding sequence GTGACCGGTGGCGGGACGGTGAGCCCGGACTGGGCGCGACCGCAGGTCCGGATCGAGGTGGGCGAGGAGCAGGCGTGCTCCGGGGCTCTGGTCGCACCGCAGTGGGTGCTCACCGCGGCGTCCTGCTTCACGGCCGATGGTGCTTCCGACGAGGTGCGTACGGGTGCGGCTCCAGCAGGAACGACGGCGACCGTGGGGCGGCCGGACCGGTCCACGGCGGACGGGTTCGTGCGCGGTGTCGACTGGGTCGTGCCGCACCCGGACCAGGACGTGGCGCTGGCGCGGCTGACGCTGGGTGTGGACATCGCGCCGTGGCCGATCGCCGACGCTCCCGCGTCGGCCGGCGAGGCGCTGGCGATCAGCGGCTTCGGCCGGACCGAAGGCGTGTGGGCACCTGACGACCTGCAGGCGGCCACCGTGACGGCGAGTGAGGTCACCGACGTGTCGATCGGGCTGAGCGCTCCCGCCGAGTCGTCGGCGGGGGCATGCGAGGGCGACGCCGGCGCCCCGGTGACCCGGTCCGTGAACGGCGCGGTGCAGATCGTCGGCGTCGTCGTCGGCTCGGCCAAGAACGGCTGCCTCGTCGCCCCGGGCGACGGGGAGAGCACGGCGCGGGCCGTCCGCGCCGACGTCCTGGCGGACTGGATCGACCGGAACACGGTCTGGTATCGCAACGCGTTCGTCGCGTCGTACACCACCTCGGACGCCGACGGCGACGGGCACCTCGACGGCATCGGCGGCTACAACCTCGCCGACCCCAACGATCAGATCGTCGCCGTCGACTACGAGGGCACCGGGCGACTGGATCATCTGCTGATCTACCGACCGGGTGCACAGAAGAAGTACTGGGTGGTCAAGCGTCGTGCCGACGGGTCGTTCGAGCGGGTGTTCCAGAACGCCGACGCCGGCATCGGGCCGGTGCCGACCGGCGGGACCGTGATGCTCGGCCAGGCCCGCGACCGGGTCTTCGCGTTCGACTGCCATCGGTCCGGCAAGCAGGACTGCATCGTCGTCTACCGCCCGGGTGTGGTCAGCGGCGACAGCGAGAGCGGTTCGTACAGCGTCTTCGAACGCGATCCGGACGGCGGGTACGAGGTGGTCTTCCGCCACAAGCCGGCCCGGCTGAACGCGGCGTCAACCCAGATGCTGGCGCTGGACGACCACGGAGCAGCGGCGGGCCAGCACCTCGTGTTCTACCGGCCCGGTGCCGGCCTGGTCACGATCCGCTCCTGGATCTTCGACGACGACACCGAGGCGTGGACGTCCGGGCCGGACGTCTACACGACGGAGAGCGCGGGGATCGGCGGCTTCGGCGTCAACCAGGCGCGGGACCGGATGATCGCGTTCGACTGCCACCGCTCCGGGCGCGAGGACTGCCTCGTGGGCTACCGGCCGGGTGTGGTCGCGTCGGACGGCGAGAGCTCGGCCTACCGGGTGATCGAACGGGCCGCCGACGGCACCTACCGCACCGTGTCCCGGCAAGTGCTCGGCCAGCTCAACGCGACCTCCGACCAGCTGATCGCCTACGACTACGACGGGTCCGGGCTCATGGACCACCTGGTCTTCTACCGGCCCGGCGGACGCCTGGTGACGGTGCTGCCCTGGCGCAGCGGTGCGGGCGGTACCTGGGCGGCGGGCCCGGCCGTGTACTCCAGCACGGTCGGGATCGGCGGCTACAACCTGGCCCAACCCCAGGACCGGCTGGTCGCCTACGACAACAACCACCGGGGTTCGCCCACCGATCTCGTCGCCTACCGGCCGGGGTCGCGCACCGCCTGGGTGCTCGGACGCCAGGTCGAACGCGGTGACGCCGCCATCACGGTCACCCGGCCGGCCGGCGCCGACTCGATCGTGGAGACCTTCGACTATCCCGTGGACTTCCAGCACGAGTTCACCGGTACGTCCGGTCGCGTCGACTGGGGCACGGACGAGGCCGAGGCGATGAACTTCGAACTGCTCTCCGGCGACGGCGGGATCATCTGGGTCTCGTGCAGCACGGCCCCGGAGGACGGAGTCGGCGTGGTCAAGGTGTTCCCACGCTTGTTGAACGGTGAGGACGAGGTCGGTGAGCCGCACCTCGGCCAGACGGCGGTGTGCTTCAAGGTGCTCGGATCATCGGGGTACGTGAAGCTTCGGGTCCCGAGCGTCCTCGAGGTCCAGGGCGACAGCCGCTCACCGGGGGCCGGCCATGACCTGGACGCGACGGTGGTGAACCTGACGTCCGGCGATGAGCGGACCGAGCGCGTCGAGCGGGACCAGAGCGAGCAGTTCGGACACGTGGACGCGAACTGTGATGAGAGCCATCCGGACTTCCCCGACGTCTGCAACGAGACCCTGCTCGAACTGCGGATCGTCGACTGA
- a CDS encoding amidohydrolase family protein, giving the protein MRVVDAHQHFWDLDAVAYPWLTPADGPIYRTFDWPDLEPELTAAGVDATVLVQAANSVEDTEAMLTQADRHPEVAGVVGWADLTDAAAATAVLDRFAADPRFVGIRHLIHDEPDPDWLLQDAVLDTLGLLAERDLAFDVVAVLPRHLEHVATLAERHPGLRLVIDHLAKPPIRDRGWEPWASLLRRAAEYPNVHAKVSGLNTAADWETWQTADLAPYVEHALELFGPGRLMFGGDWPVSVLAGGYQPVWRATLELLEPLAPDDRAQVLGGTATAFYRLPEVR; this is encoded by the coding sequence ATGAGAGTCGTCGACGCACATCAGCACTTCTGGGACCTCGATGCGGTCGCCTACCCCTGGCTCACGCCCGCCGACGGCCCCATCTACCGCACGTTCGACTGGCCGGACCTCGAACCCGAGCTGACCGCCGCGGGGGTCGACGCCACCGTGCTGGTGCAGGCGGCGAACTCCGTCGAGGACACCGAGGCGATGCTGACCCAGGCCGACCGACACCCGGAGGTGGCCGGCGTGGTCGGCTGGGCCGACCTCACTGACGCCGCGGCCGCGACGGCGGTGCTCGACCGGTTCGCGGCCGACCCCCGGTTCGTCGGCATCCGGCACCTCATCCATGACGAGCCCGACCCGGACTGGCTGCTGCAGGACGCCGTACTCGACACCCTCGGGCTGCTGGCCGAGCGCGACCTCGCCTTCGACGTGGTGGCGGTGCTGCCGCGGCACCTCGAGCACGTCGCCACGCTGGCCGAGCGGCATCCCGGCTTGCGGCTGGTCATCGACCACCTGGCCAAACCGCCGATCCGCGACCGCGGCTGGGAGCCCTGGGCGTCGCTGCTGCGCCGCGCGGCGGAGTACCCGAACGTCCACGCCAAGGTGTCCGGGCTCAACACGGCGGCGGACTGGGAGACGTGGCAAACCGCCGACCTCGCGCCGTACGTCGAGCACGCCCTCGAGCTGTTCGGTCCCGGCCGGTTGATGTTCGGCGGCGACTGGCCGGTCAGCGTCCTGGCCGGCGGCTACCAGCCGGTGTGGCGGGCGACCCTCGAGCTGCTGGAGCCGCTCGCCCCCGACGACCGCGCCCAGGTGCTCGGCGGCACCGCGACGGCGTTCTACCGGCTGCCGGAGGTGCGCTGA